The following coding sequences lie in one Rutidosis leptorrhynchoides isolate AG116_Rl617_1_P2 chromosome 6, CSIRO_AGI_Rlap_v1, whole genome shotgun sequence genomic window:
- the LOC139855000 gene encoding protein BRANCHLESS TRICHOME-like yields the protein MRMINTRTTTTNFHEKNDHFFKTIIPTLIPTSTPTWKLYENPSYTCPPNHQQNKQQEQHQNQNQDQENKQLHLLHLPVSGSKIAASFWDLTFIKPFMDSDFETAQAHIMELKAQLEYERKARKKAVSLTKKLMKQVLEERKETQTLEKVREELSVELASHKSEISRLKTDMEEERKMLRVAEVLREERVHMKLSDAKILLEEKISELKSIKMTQKIFDQEKQEPENVNNVISRDNSVNLHGRKVSLDAENPHIKRGIRGFVEFPRVVKAIGSRSRHLGTKLECQKAQLMILLKQKTQIQSNNLIIS from the coding sequence ATGAGGATGATCAATACAAGAACAACAACTACCAACTTCCATGAAAAAAATGACCATTTTTTCAAAACCATAATACCTACTCTAATCCCTACCTCAACTCCAACATGGAAATTGTATGAGAATCCTTCCTATACTTGTCCACCAAACCACCAACAAAACAAACAACAagaacaacatcaaaatcaaaatcaagatCAAGAAAATAAgcaacttcatcttcttcatttaccTGTTTCAGGTAGCAAGATAGCTGCATCATTCTGGGATCTTACATTCATCAAGCCATTCATGGATTCGGACTTTGAAACCGCACAAGCCCATATCATGGAGCTCAAAGCACAACTTGAATATGAACGTAAAGCTCGTAAAAAGGCAGTGTCTTTAACCAAGAAGTTGATGAAACAAGTGTTGGAAGAGAGAAAAGAAACACAAACATTAGAAAAAGTACGTGAAGAGCTTTCGGTCGAATTAGCATCACATAAGTCGGAAATTAGTAGGTTGAAAACTGACATGGAAGAAGAACGAAAGATGTTACGTGTGGCTGAAGTTTTGAGAGAAGAAAGAGTTCATATGAAGCTTAGTGATGCTAAAATATTGTTAGAAGAGAAGATTTCAGAATTGAAAAGTATAAAAATGACCCAAAAGATCTTTGATCAAGAAAAACAAGAACCCGAAAATGTCAATAATGTTATATCAAGGGATAATTCAGTTAACCTGCATGGTAGAAAGGTGTCGTTAGATGCCGAAAACCCACACATAAAACGTGGAATTCGCGGGTTTGTAGAGTTTCCGAGGGTGGTTAAAGCGATTGGGTCGAGAAGTAGGCATTTGGGTACGAAGCTCGAATGTCAAAAGGCTCAACTTATGATACTACTGAAACAGAAGACTCAAATCCAGTCCAATAATCTTATCATAAGTTGA